The Gemmatimonadales bacterium genome contains a region encoding:
- a CDS encoding DUF2723 domain-containing protein has translation MPPGGDDSGPNRAALVFTALVLAGYLLTLAPTVTFWDAGEFIAAARTLGIPHQPGTPMYVMIAHVWGMLDPLGEYAARINLLSALLSAAGAGCLFLVLYQSLREWAADLPPSRRSMLRILGAGSGALLGAFSFTNWQNSNETEVYAVATCSIAAMVWLAVVWRRRRGTAAAPRVLLLIIYLAALSIGNHLLALLAGPALVVFLAVTLRDAPAEDAASRLAESGQVAMLAGMWALLVGTGLGSVSLVVLGAVAALAASLYAARRGAGVFALASLAIALVGVTPYLYLYLRSAQHPIINEAAPATFDALVAVVRRAQYPPRTPLDDPTVVSGVRNPGRTLLLLAIQLGDYLVYFDWQWARSLRGMLGPLPLRTLITLVMASLGIRGALVLRRSDRAVWWLLLVLFLVTGLGLVLYMNFRPGFGRWYDIYPRPQDHEVRERDYFFVVSFIVWGLWAGVGAASLARAAWAKSGQVRRLAPLLLLLPVLPLVLNWKAASRRQGADARLAADFAYDLLNSAPPYGILFTYGDNDTFPLWWAQEVAGIRQDVSVVCLALANTDWYMRQLRDRPARPLDLERLPPVWRPRVSPRPDWPLHTMTDSLIRVAGSGYLVRGTQRVALGPVTRTLRDGTFLYPNDLLTLEVIRQNLGRRPIVWAMTTGREFAGLSDYVIQRGLGFELLTARPDTTSPALDLHRFGGVPLDLPTTERLVWDTYRYAGLLGGNPDSLETSSASAAASLSLPFAQLVYAYASRGERERMLRAADRAGRLSPDPDVRDALRSVAESVAAVLRGPR, from the coding sequence GTGCCGCCGGGCGGCGACGACTCCGGGCCGAACCGGGCCGCGCTCGTCTTCACCGCGCTGGTGCTCGCCGGTTATCTCCTGACGCTCGCTCCCACGGTCACCTTCTGGGACGCGGGCGAGTTCATCGCCGCCGCCAGGACCCTCGGCATCCCCCATCAGCCCGGCACCCCGATGTACGTGATGATTGCTCACGTGTGGGGGATGCTCGACCCACTGGGCGAGTACGCCGCGCGCATCAACCTGCTGAGCGCGCTGCTGAGCGCGGCGGGTGCCGGATGCCTCTTCCTGGTTCTCTACCAATCGCTGCGTGAATGGGCGGCTGACTTGCCCCCGTCTCGACGCTCCATGCTTCGCATCCTGGGTGCTGGATCGGGTGCGCTGCTGGGGGCGTTCAGCTTCACCAACTGGCAGAACTCCAACGAGACCGAGGTCTACGCGGTGGCCACCTGCAGCATCGCGGCCATGGTGTGGCTCGCGGTGGTGTGGCGCCGGCGGCGGGGAACTGCGGCAGCTCCTCGAGTGCTCCTGCTCATCATTTACCTGGCCGCACTCTCGATCGGCAATCACCTTCTCGCGCTGCTCGCAGGGCCTGCCCTCGTCGTCTTCCTGGCCGTCACGCTTCGCGATGCTCCCGCGGAAGATGCGGCGTCACGCCTGGCGGAGTCGGGCCAGGTGGCAATGCTGGCGGGCATGTGGGCGCTGCTGGTGGGCACCGGGCTCGGCAGCGTCAGCCTGGTGGTACTGGGGGCGGTCGCCGCGCTGGCAGCGTCCCTGTACGCGGCCCGGCGCGGGGCAGGGGTGTTCGCGCTGGCGAGCCTGGCCATCGCGCTGGTCGGCGTCACGCCTTACCTCTACCTCTATCTTCGCTCGGCCCAGCATCCGATCATCAATGAGGCGGCGCCCGCGACCTTCGACGCGCTCGTCGCCGTGGTCCGCCGGGCGCAGTATCCGCCGAGGACACCGCTGGACGATCCGACGGTCGTATCGGGAGTGCGCAATCCGGGCCGAACGCTGCTGCTGCTTGCCATTCAGCTGGGCGATTACCTGGTCTACTTCGATTGGCAGTGGGCGAGATCCCTCCGCGGCATGCTGGGGCCGCTGCCGTTGCGGACCCTGATCACGCTCGTCATGGCGTCCCTCGGGATCCGGGGTGCCCTGGTGCTGCGCCGGTCGGACCGGGCGGTCTGGTGGCTTCTGCTCGTGCTCTTTCTGGTCACCGGGCTCGGGCTCGTCCTCTACATGAACTTCCGGCCCGGATTCGGACGCTGGTACGACATCTACCCCCGACCCCAGGATCACGAGGTGCGCGAGCGCGACTACTTCTTCGTCGTGAGCTTCATCGTCTGGGGCCTCTGGGCCGGCGTGGGTGCGGCATCGCTCGCGCGCGCCGCCTGGGCCAAGTCCGGCCAGGTGCGGCGCCTCGCGCCGCTGCTGCTGTTGCTACCGGTTCTCCCGCTGGTCCTCAACTGGAAGGCCGCATCCCGCCGGCAGGGTGCCGACGCGCGCCTGGCGGCCGACTTCGCGTACGACCTGCTCAACAGCGCACCGCCGTACGGCATCCTCTTCACTTATGGCGATAACGACACCTTCCCGCTCTGGTGGGCGCAGGAGGTGGCCGGGATCCGCCAGGACGTGAGCGTGGTCTGTCTGGCGCTGGCGAACACCGACTGGTACATGCGACAGCTCCGGGACAGACCGGCCCGGCCGCTGGATCTCGAGCGCCTTCCCCCGGTATGGCGACCGCGGGTCTCGCCCCGTCCCGATTGGCCGTTGCATACGATGACTGATTCGCTGATCAGGGTCGCGGGGTCGGGCTATCTGGTACGCGGCACCCAGCGGGTGGCACTGGGGCCGGTCACCCGCACGCTGCGGGACGGCACCTTTCTCTATCCCAACGATCTCCTGACGCTGGAGGTGATCCGGCAGAATCTCGGGCGGCGCCCCATCGTCTGGGCCATGACCACCGGCCGCGAGTTCGCCGGGCTGAGTGACTACGTCATCCAGCGAGGCCTGGGCTTCGAGCTGCTCACCGCGCGGCCGGATACCACCTCGCCGGCACTCGACCTCCACCGCTTCGGCGGCGTCCCGCTCGACCTCCCCACCACGGAACGGCTGGTGTGGGACACCTATCGCTACGCTGGCTTGCTGGGGGGCAACCCAGATTCGTTGGAGACCAGCAGCGCCAGCGCCGCGGCCAGCCTGAGCCTTCCGTTCGCCCAACTGGTCTACGCCTATGCCTCCCGTGGCGAGCGGGAGCGGATGCTCCGCGCGGCCGATCGCGCCGGCCGCCTCTCACCCGACCCTGACGTTCGAGACGCGCTCCGGTCGGTGGCCGAGTCGGTGGCCGCCGTTCTCCGTGGGCCCAGGTAG
- a CDS encoding YggS family pyridoxal phosphate-dependent enzyme: MDFRDLPDHLAQVGEAVARHQSIGGWTHPVRIVAVTKTHGPEAVRAAVAAGLTDIGENRVQEALAKQALLADLPVAWHLIGTLQRNKARQAVGRFALIHSVDRGDLSAELDRRAPSGIRQQVLVQVNCSDEPQKGGAEPGELPGLLQTLAALEHLEVRGLMTMSALTEDRAEQRRAFRRLRELRDQAEQSGFRLPELSMGMSGDFPIAVEEGATMIRLGTVLFGEREP; the protein is encoded by the coding sequence ATGGACTTCCGGGACCTCCCCGATCACCTCGCCCAAGTCGGTGAGGCCGTGGCTCGGCACCAGTCCATCGGGGGATGGACCCATCCGGTCCGGATCGTGGCGGTGACCAAGACACATGGTCCGGAGGCCGTCCGCGCCGCCGTTGCCGCGGGGTTGACGGATATCGGGGAAAATCGGGTGCAGGAGGCCCTGGCAAAGCAGGCGCTCCTGGCCGATCTCCCCGTTGCATGGCACCTGATCGGCACTCTTCAGCGGAACAAGGCCCGGCAGGCGGTAGGGAGATTCGCCCTGATTCATTCCGTCGACCGTGGCGACCTGTCGGCCGAGCTGGACCGGCGCGCACCGTCCGGCATCCGGCAGCAGGTCCTGGTGCAGGTCAACTGCTCGGACGAGCCGCAGAAGGGCGGGGCGGAGCCCGGGGAGTTGCCAGGTCTGCTCCAGACACTCGCCGCGTTGGAGCATCTCGAGGTCCGGGGCCTGATGACCATGAGCGCGCTCACCGAGGATCGGGCCGAGCAGCGGCGCGCCTTCCGCCGGCTCCGCGAGCTGCGGGACCAGGCGGAGCAATCGGGTTTCCGGCTGCCCGAGCTGTCGATGGGCATGTCGGGCGATTTCCCCATCGCGGTGGAGGAGGGAGCCACCATGATCCGGCTGGGCACCGTGCTCTTCGGCGAGCGCGAGCCATGA
- a CDS encoding DivIVA domain-containing protein, protein MSDDAFRLTPLDVRTQQFARRLRGYDPPQVDEFMLRISEELDRLLRENGQHEERLRSAQEQLRVYRDRERAMNEALVAAQQLRAETRDQAEREAEQVLRDARAEAERVVARARLDEQMVRERSDSAVRQFTAYVASFRALLERHLGEVDGLALPARMDPPQGERHEVRE, encoded by the coding sequence ATGAGCGACGACGCGTTCCGGCTCACCCCGCTGGACGTCCGGACCCAACAGTTCGCTCGGCGCCTGCGCGGGTACGATCCCCCGCAGGTCGACGAGTTCATGCTCCGGATCTCGGAGGAGCTCGACCGGCTGCTCCGGGAGAACGGCCAGCACGAAGAGCGGCTCAGAAGCGCGCAGGAACAGCTCCGCGTCTACCGCGACCGCGAGCGCGCGATGAACGAGGCGCTGGTGGCGGCCCAGCAACTTCGGGCCGAGACGCGCGATCAGGCCGAGCGAGAGGCCGAGCAAGTCCTGCGGGACGCGCGGGCGGAAGCCGAGCGGGTCGTGGCGCGGGCGCGGCTGGACGAGCAGATGGTGCGGGAGCGGTCTGACAGTGCGGTGCGGCAGTTCACCGCTTACGTCGCGAGCTTCCGCGCCCTGCTGGAGCGGCATCTGGGCGAGGTCGACGGATTGGCACTGCCCGCCAGAATGGACCCGCCACAAGGTGAGAGGCACGAGGTGAGGGAATGA
- a CDS encoding purine-nucleoside phosphorylase, with translation MIAAASLFDRIQAAAAVVRGRTTLVPEVGIVLGTGLGGLAREIAVEREVPYESIPGFPLSTVESHAGRLLLGRLGGRAVVAMQGRFHRYEGYDLQQVTFPIRVMHALGARTLMVSNACGGMNPLWAPGDLVLLSDHINLLGDNPLVGENDERLGERFPDMSAPYDPALRSLARKLALELGITLREGVYVAVSGPNLETRAEYRMLRAMGADVVGMSTVPEVIVARHQGMRTLGISIITDQCLPDALEPADIGRIIETAGRAEPQLTRLTTHLVERLS, from the coding sequence ATGATCGCGGCGGCATCGCTCTTCGATCGGATTCAAGCGGCGGCGGCCGTCGTCCGCGGGCGGACCACGCTCGTCCCCGAGGTCGGAATCGTGCTCGGCACCGGGCTCGGCGGACTGGCGCGGGAGATCGCGGTCGAGCGCGAGGTGCCGTACGAGTCGATCCCGGGATTTCCGCTGTCGACCGTGGAGAGCCACGCCGGCCGGCTGCTGCTCGGCCGCCTCGGCGGGCGTGCGGTGGTGGCGATGCAGGGCAGGTTCCACCGGTACGAGGGGTACGACCTACAGCAGGTCACCTTCCCGATCCGGGTGATGCACGCGCTGGGCGCGCGGACCCTGATGGTATCGAACGCCTGCGGCGGGATGAACCCGCTCTGGGCCCCCGGAGACCTGGTGCTGCTCAGCGATCATATCAACCTGCTGGGCGACAATCCCCTGGTCGGCGAGAACGATGAGCGTCTGGGCGAGCGGTTCCCCGACATGTCGGCGCCCTACGATCCGGCCTTGCGCTCGCTGGCGCGGAAGCTCGCCCTCGAGCTCGGCATCACCCTGCGCGAGGGAGTCTACGTGGCGGTATCGGGACCCAATCTGGAGACCCGCGCCGAGTACCGGATGCTGCGCGCCATGGGGGCGGACGTCGTCGGCATGTCCACGGTTCCCGAAGTGATCGTGGCGCGGCACCAGGGCATGCGGACCTTGGGCATCTCGATCATCACCGACCAGTGCCTGCCCGACGCGCTGGAGCCGGCCGACATTGGCCGCATCATCGAGACCGCCGGCCGTGCCGAGCCGCAACTGACCCGATTGACCACGCACCTGGTGGAGCGCCTGTCCTGA